From Nicotiana tabacum cultivar K326 chromosome 22, ASM71507v2, whole genome shotgun sequence, one genomic window encodes:
- the LOC142175734 gene encoding uncharacterized protein LOC142175734: MRNIKEAQILKPMRSDPSHRDPNLWCEYHGTNGHRTGDCRHPRKEVATLLKNGHLGEFSSDRAKNNYGHNRDKAEPSKAGEDLPRQTINIIFGGNDINEVTFFATKKTKVSITHSKRLRKVAEDDITFTEEDTDRLLLPHNDALRVLEQAKIIRSIISATKLIAEFNLASVTTREEILLPTNAEGVMEITLFEVVDGDMGYNIILGRTWLHEMKVVPSTYHQLLRFPMPEEVKQIRGDQLAAREMNAISISSSKEKEHVA, from the exons atgagaaacatcaaagaagcacAAATTCTGAAACCAATGAGATCTGATCCCAGCCATAGGGATCCCAACTTGTGGTGTGAATACCACGGGACAAATGGCCACCGGACAGGGGACTGCCGACACCCCCGGAAAGAAGTGGCAACACTGTTGAAGAATGGTCATCTTGGAGAATTTTCGAGTGAcagagctaagaacaattatggtcatAATCGGGACAAGGCAGAACCCtcaaaagcaggagaagatcTCCCGCGCCAAACGATTAACATAATCTTCGGGGGGAACGATATCAACGAGGTCACCTTTTTTGCAACAAAAAAGACAAAAGTATCAATAACCCATAGCAAAAGGCTCCGGAAAGTCGCtgaagacgatatcactttcacggaggaggacACAGACAGATTGTTGCTACCgcacaatgatgcacta agagtattggagcaagctaaaaTCATCAGAAGCATTATTTCGGCCACAAAACTCATCGCCGAATTCAACCTCGCGAGCGTGACAACCCGAGAAGAGATTTTGTTACCCACAAACGCCGAAGGAGTAATGGAAATAACTCttttcgaagtggtagatggtgatatgggatataaTATTATCCTGGGAAGgacatggttgcacgagatgaaagttgtaccatcaacatatcatcaattgcTGAGGTTTCCAATGCCCGAAGAAGTTAAACAGATAAGGGGTGACCAACTggcggcaagggagatgaatgcaatttcgatCTCCAGTAGCAAAGAAAAGGAACACGTGGCATAG